The following proteins are encoded in a genomic region of Nocardioides renjunii:
- the fabI gene encoding enoyl-ACP reductase FabI gives MGILDGKRILVAGVTMDSSIGFATAKVAQEQGATVLISNFGRALGITRRIARRLPQEPPVLELDVTDEDHLAGLADQVREHVDGLDGVVHSIAYGNPETLLGGKFMEGPWEDVAQAVQVSAYSLKSLAVATRPLMSQGGSIVGLTFDATTAWPAYDWMGVAKAALENTSRYLARDLGPDGIRCNLVSAGPLKTLAAKAIPGFEDLESSWKDRAPLGWDETDHRPTAQAVCALLSDFFPATTGEIVHVDGGFHAMGL, from the coding sequence ATGGGAATCCTCGACGGCAAGCGCATCCTCGTCGCCGGCGTGACGATGGACAGCTCGATCGGCTTCGCGACCGCGAAGGTCGCGCAGGAGCAGGGCGCCACGGTGCTGATCTCCAACTTCGGCCGGGCGCTCGGCATCACCCGGCGCATCGCCAGGCGGCTGCCGCAGGAGCCGCCGGTCCTGGAGCTCGACGTCACCGACGAGGACCACCTCGCCGGGCTGGCCGACCAGGTGCGCGAGCACGTCGACGGCCTCGACGGCGTGGTCCACTCCATCGCCTACGGCAACCCCGAGACGCTGCTCGGCGGCAAGTTCATGGAGGGCCCCTGGGAGGACGTGGCGCAGGCCGTCCAGGTCTCCGCCTACTCCCTCAAGTCGCTGGCCGTGGCCACCAGGCCGCTGATGTCGCAGGGCGGGTCGATCGTCGGGCTCACCTTCGACGCCACCACCGCGTGGCCGGCGTACGACTGGATGGGCGTGGCGAAGGCGGCGCTGGAGAACACCTCCCGCTACCTCGCCCGCGACCTCGGCCCCGACGGCATCCGCTGCAACCTCGTGTCGGCCGGACCGCTCAAGACGCTGGCCGCCAAGGCCATCCCGGGGTTCGAGGACCTCGAGTCGTCGTGGAAGGACCGCGCCCCGCTGGGGTGGGACGAGACCGACCACCGGCCGACGGCGCAGGCGGTGTGCGCGCTGCTCAGCGACTTCTTCCCAGCGACCACCGGCGAGATCGTCCACGTCGACGGCGGCTTCCACGCGATGGGCCTGTAG
- a CDS encoding acetone carboxylase, which translates to MELDRDICSAKGCQADAAWDLQWNNPKIHTPERRKSWLACDEHRSSLSDFLGARGFLKDVVPHRPVADGTPG; encoded by the coding sequence GTGGAGCTCGACCGCGACATCTGCTCCGCCAAGGGATGCCAGGCCGACGCCGCGTGGGACCTGCAGTGGAACAACCCGAAGATCCACACGCCCGAGCGGCGCAAGTCGTGGCTCGCGTGCGACGAGCACCGGTCGTCGCTGTCCGACTTCCTCGGGGCCCGAGGGTTCCTGAAGGACGTCGTGCCGCACCGGCCCGTCGCCGACGGCACGCCCGGGTAG
- a CDS encoding cupin domain-containing protein produces MRLLDLSDLPHRPIEAHGSRGFSVGAFGISADAHLIAVSLAAGGTIGRHPAAGRQLLVVLSGEAEVSGAELTVRRIGPGQAAVWEPGEVHETRSPSGMSGLIVEGDLDIGAPGEQVDPGDV; encoded by the coding sequence GTGCGGCTCCTCGACCTCTCCGACCTGCCCCACCGCCCCATCGAGGCCCACGGCAGCCGCGGCTTCTCGGTGGGCGCCTTCGGGATCAGCGCAGACGCGCACCTGATCGCCGTCAGCCTGGCGGCGGGCGGCACCATCGGCCGCCACCCGGCCGCCGGACGCCAGCTGCTGGTCGTGCTCTCCGGCGAGGCCGAGGTGAGCGGCGCCGAGCTGACCGTACGACGGATCGGCCCCGGCCAGGCCGCCGTCTGGGAGCCCGGCGAGGTGCACGAGACGCGCTCGCCGTCGGGCATGTCGGGCCTCATCGTCGAGGGTGACCTCGACATCGGCGCGCCCGGCGAGCAGGTCGACCCCGGGGACGTCTGA
- the fabG gene encoding 3-oxoacyl-[acyl-carrier-protein] reductase, giving the protein MSESTPRTVLVTGGNRGIGRAIAEAFLAQGDRVAVTTRNGGAPDGALDVRCDITDGAAVEAAFAQVEEAYGPVEVLVANAGITKDTLLLRMSEEDWSSVIDTNLTGTFRLAKRAAKGMLRQRRGRIILISSVVGLLGSAGQVNYAASKAGLVGVARSLARELGSRSITTNVVAPGFVETDMTDVLTDEQRAAIKAQVPLGRYASPTEVASAVTWLASDGAAYVTGAVIPVDGGLGMGH; this is encoded by the coding sequence ATTTCCGAGTCCACTCCCCGCACCGTCCTGGTCACCGGCGGCAACCGCGGCATCGGCCGCGCGATCGCCGAGGCGTTCCTGGCCCAGGGTGACCGCGTCGCCGTGACGACCCGCAACGGCGGTGCGCCCGACGGGGCGCTCGACGTGCGCTGCGACATCACCGACGGCGCGGCCGTCGAGGCGGCCTTCGCCCAGGTCGAGGAGGCCTACGGCCCGGTCGAGGTGCTCGTCGCCAACGCCGGGATCACCAAGGACACGCTGCTGCTCCGGATGAGCGAGGAGGACTGGTCGTCGGTGATCGACACCAACCTCACCGGCACCTTCCGCCTGGCCAAGCGCGCCGCGAAGGGGATGCTGCGCCAGCGCCGCGGTCGCATCATCCTCATCTCGTCGGTGGTCGGGCTCCTCGGCTCGGCCGGTCAGGTCAACTACGCCGCCTCCAAGGCGGGCCTCGTCGGCGTCGCCCGCTCGCTCGCCCGCGAGCTCGGCAGCCGCTCGATCACCACCAACGTCGTGGCGCCCGGCTTCGTCGAGACCGACATGACCGACGTCCTCACCGACGAGCAGCGAGCCGCGATCAAGGCGCAGGTGCCGCTGGGCCGCTACGCGTCGCCGACCGAGGTGGCATCGGCGGTCACGTGGCTGGCCTCCGACGGGGCGGCGTACGTCACGGGTGCGGTCATCCCCGTCGACGGCGGCCTCGGCATGGGCCACTGA
- a CDS encoding dodecin: protein MTNRTYRVTEIVGTSPDGIDQAVRNGIERAGKTLRHIDWFEVTQIRGQAKDGVVEHFQVGMKVGFRLEDE from the coding sequence ATGACCAACCGCACTTACCGCGTCACCGAGATCGTCGGCACCTCGCCCGACGGCATCGACCAGGCCGTCCGCAACGGCATCGAGCGCGCAGGCAAGACCCTGCGCCACATCGACTGGTTCGAGGTGACCCAGATCCGGGGCCAGGCCAAGGACGGGGTGGTCGAGCACTTCCAGGTCGGGATGAAGGTCGGCTTCCGCCTCGAGGACGAGTGA
- a CDS encoding cyanophycinase, producing the protein MPRGPLMIIGGAEDKVRKPTILKHFVALAGGPDARIAVIPTASSLGREVVDVYDALFTKFGAAHVDAVRPESRDEAQDAALVKVLDEATAVFMTGGNQLKLSAIVCGTPVGDAILRAHERGAVVAGTSAGASIQSSHMVAFGVGGATPKQRMTQVAAGLGLVQDTVIDQHFDQRNRYGRLLMIVAQSPQLLGIGVDEDTCGLVEDVDGDLVMRVLGKGAVTVFDGSRMVSNAYEATRSSPLLASGVVFHTLPEGVVFNLTTRSLVAREAAVAQEDAEELAEAGRDLRQLARDIAAADAAPAAIRRRLKLRRSSPRPGTTSTPDPQEDPTHE; encoded by the coding sequence ATGCCCAGGGGACCGCTCATGATCATCGGTGGCGCCGAGGACAAGGTGCGCAAGCCCACCATCCTCAAGCACTTCGTCGCCCTGGCCGGAGGCCCGGACGCGCGCATCGCCGTGATCCCCACGGCGTCCTCGCTCGGGCGCGAGGTCGTCGACGTCTACGACGCGCTGTTCACCAAGTTCGGCGCCGCGCACGTGGACGCCGTACGCCCCGAGTCGCGCGACGAGGCGCAGGACGCGGCACTGGTGAAGGTCCTCGACGAGGCCACCGCGGTGTTCATGACGGGCGGCAACCAGCTCAAGCTGTCGGCCATCGTGTGCGGCACGCCAGTGGGCGACGCGATCCTGCGCGCCCACGAGCGCGGGGCCGTCGTCGCGGGCACCTCCGCGGGTGCCAGCATCCAGTCCTCGCACATGGTCGCCTTCGGCGTCGGAGGGGCCACGCCCAAGCAGCGAATGACGCAGGTGGCGGCGGGACTCGGCCTCGTCCAGGACACCGTCATCGACCAGCACTTCGACCAGCGCAACCGCTACGGCCGGCTGCTGATGATCGTCGCGCAGAGCCCGCAGCTGCTGGGCATCGGTGTCGACGAGGACACCTGCGGCCTCGTCGAGGACGTCGACGGCGACCTGGTCATGCGCGTGCTCGGCAAGGGCGCGGTCACGGTGTTCGACGGGTCGCGGATGGTCTCCAACGCCTACGAGGCCACCCGCTCCTCCCCCCTCCTGGCCAGCGGGGTGGTGTTCCACACCCTGCCGGAGGGCGTCGTGTTCAACCTGACCACCCGCTCCCTGGTGGCGCGCGAGGCGGCCGTCGCCCAGGAGGACGCCGAGGAGCTGGCCGAGGCCGGCCGCGACCTGCGCCAGCTCGCCCGCGACATCGCGGCCGCCGACGCCGCCCCGGCAGCGATCCGCCGCCGGCTCAAGCTGCGCCGCTCGTCCCCGCGGCCCGGAACCACCTCCACCCCCGACCCGCAGGAGGACCCGACCCATGAGTGA
- the cphA gene encoding cyanophycin synthetase, with product MSERPTPDLEIAETRVYRGANVWSYDKSIHLVVDLGSLEQFPTNTLPGFSDDLVAMLPGLREHSCSRGRRGGFVERLNEGTWLGHVAEHVALALQQLVGHDIRRGKTRQVKGQPGRYNVIYGYVDENVGLTAGRLAVRLVNHLVEGDPDFDWETERDDFIRRAERTAFGPSTQAIVDEAVSRDIPWIRLNQYSLVQLGQGVHAKRIRATMTSETSSIAVDIASDKDLTTKLLGAAGLPVPKQESVRTEDQAVAAARRIGYPVVLKPLDGNHGRGVCLDLQDEADVRAAFPIAEGQSRRGNVIVESFVTGKDYRCLIIDGRMVAIAERVPASVTGDGTSTVEQLVDLTNADPRRGVGHEKVLTRIKVDDAALEVLADQGHSLDSVPAEGEMVKLALTGNMSTGGISIDRTFEAHPENVEIAEEAARMVGLDIAGIDFICPDITEPVREAGGAICEVNAAPGFRMHTHPTIGEPQFIAKPVVDMLFPPGAPSRIPIVAVTGTNGKTTTSRMISHIFKGMGRKVGMTSTDGVVIDERLVIRADASGPRSARMVLQNPRVDFAVFEVARGGILREGLGYERNDVAVVLNVQPDHLGLRGIDTVEQLADVKAVIVEAVPRDGHAVLNADDPLVREMRRRCSGQVVWFSMEEPGSEVRDMIDAHCRRGGKAIVLNPTERGEMMVVQHGRREMQLAWTHLLPATFSGRARMNVQNALAAAAAAFAAGAPLHDIRQGLRTFSTNYYLSPGRLNEVEVNGVNVIVDYCHNAPGMKMLGDFVDRVGESLESSHDLARPSRIGIIATAGDRRDQDMRELGHIAAQHFDVCIVREDVALRGRERGATANLVLDGLRTAMDEGARCKQVELCLDEIEAVRHAMSRANRGDLVVVCVDKHAEVMSELENWSDVAQAGSVGNPDAPSADPDYSPQATDA from the coding sequence ATGAGTGAGCGCCCCACCCCCGACCTCGAGATCGCCGAGACGCGCGTCTACCGCGGCGCCAACGTCTGGTCCTACGACAAGTCGATCCACCTGGTGGTGGACCTGGGCTCGCTCGAGCAGTTCCCGACCAACACCCTCCCGGGCTTCTCCGACGACCTGGTCGCGATGCTGCCGGGCCTGCGCGAGCACTCCTGCTCCCGGGGGCGGCGCGGCGGCTTCGTCGAGCGGCTCAACGAGGGCACCTGGCTCGGCCACGTCGCCGAGCACGTCGCCCTCGCGCTGCAGCAGCTGGTCGGCCACGACATCCGCCGCGGGAAGACCCGGCAGGTCAAGGGGCAGCCCGGCCGCTACAACGTCATCTACGGCTACGTCGACGAGAACGTCGGCCTCACCGCCGGCCGCCTGGCCGTCCGGCTGGTCAACCACCTCGTCGAGGGCGACCCCGACTTCGACTGGGAGACCGAGCGCGACGACTTCATCCGCCGCGCCGAGCGGACGGCGTTCGGCCCCTCCACGCAGGCGATCGTCGACGAGGCGGTCTCGCGCGACATCCCCTGGATCCGGCTCAACCAGTACTCCCTCGTCCAGCTCGGCCAGGGCGTGCACGCCAAGCGGATCCGCGCCACCATGACCTCGGAGACGTCCTCCATCGCGGTCGACATCGCCTCCGACAAGGACCTCACCACCAAGCTCCTCGGCGCCGCCGGGCTGCCGGTGCCCAAGCAGGAGTCCGTGCGCACCGAGGACCAGGCGGTGGCCGCCGCACGGCGGATCGGCTACCCCGTCGTGCTCAAGCCGCTGGACGGCAACCACGGCCGCGGGGTCTGCCTCGACCTGCAGGACGAGGCCGACGTACGCGCCGCGTTCCCGATCGCCGAGGGGCAGTCGCGCCGCGGCAACGTCATCGTCGAGTCGTTCGTGACCGGCAAGGACTACCGCTGCCTCATCATCGACGGCCGCATGGTCGCCATCGCCGAGCGGGTGCCCGCCTCGGTGACCGGCGACGGAACCTCCACCGTCGAGCAGCTCGTCGACCTCACCAACGCCGACCCCCGGCGCGGCGTCGGCCACGAGAAGGTCCTCACCCGGATCAAGGTCGACGACGCCGCGCTCGAGGTGCTCGCCGACCAGGGCCACTCGCTGGACTCGGTGCCCGCCGAGGGCGAGATGGTCAAGCTCGCGCTGACCGGCAACATGTCGACCGGCGGCATCTCGATCGACCGCACATTCGAGGCCCACCCCGAGAACGTCGAGATCGCCGAGGAGGCCGCCCGCATGGTGGGCCTCGACATCGCCGGCATCGACTTCATCTGCCCCGACATCACCGAGCCCGTGCGCGAGGCCGGCGGGGCCATCTGCGAGGTCAACGCGGCCCCGGGCTTCCGGATGCACACGCACCCGACGATCGGCGAGCCGCAGTTCATCGCCAAGCCCGTCGTCGACATGCTCTTCCCGCCGGGCGCCCCGTCGCGGATCCCGATCGTGGCCGTCACCGGCACCAACGGCAAGACCACCACGAGCCGGATGATCAGCCACATCTTCAAGGGCATGGGCCGCAAGGTCGGCATGACCTCCACCGACGGCGTCGTGATCGACGAGCGCCTCGTCATCCGCGCCGACGCGTCGGGGCCGCGCTCGGCACGGATGGTGCTGCAGAACCCGCGCGTCGACTTCGCCGTCTTCGAGGTCGCCCGCGGCGGCATCCTCCGCGAGGGTCTCGGCTACGAGCGCAACGACGTCGCGGTCGTGCTCAACGTCCAGCCCGACCACCTCGGCCTGCGCGGGATCGACACCGTCGAGCAGCTCGCGGACGTCAAGGCCGTCATCGTCGAGGCGGTGCCGCGCGACGGGCACGCGGTCCTCAACGCCGACGACCCGCTCGTGCGTGAGATGCGGCGGCGCTGCTCGGGCCAGGTCGTGTGGTTCTCCATGGAGGAGCCCGGCAGCGAGGTGCGCGACATGATCGACGCCCACTGCCGCCGCGGCGGCAAGGCCATCGTCCTCAACCCCACCGAGCGTGGCGAGATGATGGTCGTCCAGCACGGCCGCCGCGAGATGCAGCTGGCCTGGACCCACCTGCTGCCCGCGACCTTCAGCGGCCGGGCGCGGATGAACGTGCAGAACGCCCTCGCCGCGGCGGCGGCCGCCTTCGCCGCCGGTGCGCCGCTGCACGACATCCGCCAGGGCCTGCGCACGTTCTCGACCAACTACTACCTCTCCCCCGGCCGCCTCAACGAGGTCGAGGTCAACGGCGTCAACGTGATCGTCGACTACTGCCACAACGCGCCGGGCATGAAGATGCTGGGCGACTTCGTGGACCGCGTCGGGGAGTCCCTGGAGTCCTCGCACGACCTGGCCCGTCCGTCGCGGATCGGCATCATCGCCACCGCCGGCGACCGGCGCGACCAGGACATGCGCGAGCTCGGCCACATCGCCGCGCAGCACTTCGACGTCTGCATCGTGCGCGAGGACGTCGCGCTGCGCGGGCGCGAGCGCGGCGCCACCGCCAACCTGGTGCTCGACGGCCTACGCACCGCGATGGACGAGGGGGCGCGCTGCAAGCAGGTCGAGCTGTGCCTCGACGAGATCGAGGCCGTGCGGCACGCGATGAGCCGCGCCAACCGCGGCGACCTGGTCGTCGTGTGCGTGGACAAGCACGCCGAGGTCATGTCGGAGCTGGAGAACTGGTCCGACGTGGCGCAGGCCGGCTCCGTGGGCAACCCCGACGCCCCCTCCGCCGATCCCGACTACTCGCCCCAGGCGACCGACGCGTGA
- a CDS encoding putative protein N(5)-glutamine methyltransferase — MTGPAVVARLRAAGCVWAEEEAALLGEAAVSAAELDALVGRRVAGEPLELVLGWAAFLGRRLAVAPGVFVPRRRTELLARTTLAHVAAREHSGRAPVVVVEMCCGVAPVAACLEGAVEGAVEVHAADVSREALACARLNAPGARVHLGDLFEALPPRLRGRVDVLAANAPYVPTDRIGDMPPEARDHEPHAALDGGGDGVEVHRRLAAGARDWLAPGGVLLVETSAHQAPLTAAAMQGAGLLVDVVVDEDVSGRVAVGVSPAAGEPG; from the coding sequence GTGACCGGTCCCGCTGTCGTCGCCCGGTTGCGGGCGGCCGGATGCGTGTGGGCCGAGGAGGAGGCCGCCCTGCTCGGGGAGGCCGCGGTGTCGGCTGCGGAGCTCGACGCCCTCGTCGGGCGACGCGTCGCCGGCGAGCCGCTCGAGCTCGTGCTGGGGTGGGCCGCCTTCCTGGGGCGCCGCCTCGCCGTGGCGCCCGGGGTGTTCGTCCCGCGGCGTCGCACCGAGCTGCTGGCGCGGACGACCCTCGCGCACGTCGCGGCCCGCGAGCACTCCGGGAGAGCGCCGGTCGTCGTGGTGGAGATGTGCTGCGGCGTGGCCCCGGTCGCCGCCTGTCTCGAGGGTGCGGTCGAGGGTGCGGTCGAGGTGCACGCCGCCGACGTCAGCCGGGAGGCGCTGGCCTGCGCGCGTCTCAACGCGCCGGGCGCCCGGGTCCACCTCGGCGACCTCTTCGAGGCGTTGCCCCCGCGTCTGCGCGGGCGCGTCGACGTGCTGGCCGCCAACGCCCCCTACGTCCCCACGGACCGGATCGGTGACATGCCGCCCGAGGCCCGCGACCACGAGCCGCACGCCGCGCTGGACGGCGGAGGGGACGGGGTGGAGGTCCACCGGCGGCTCGCCGCCGGCGCCCGCGACTGGCTGGCGCCGGGAGGGGTGCTGCTCGTGGAGACCAGCGCGCACCAGGCGCCGCTGACCGCCGCGGCGATGCAGGGCGCCGGCCTGCTGGTCGACGTGGTCGTCGACGAGGACGTCAGCGGACGCGTCGCCGTCGGGGTCAGCCCGGCAGCGGGGGAGCCGGGGTGA
- a CDS encoding SixA phosphatase family protein: protein MRHAKAEGMAASDHDRALADRGRAEAEGAGRWLAQQGVEPDAALVSDALRTRQTWEEVAAAAGWDCRPGLSAGLYAASADSAFDLLRETDPATTTLVAVGHNPTMASLAELLDDGDGDDEATTGMLTRGFPPGAVAVFVVSGPWSELGPGTGRLEAFHAGDA, encoded by the coding sequence ATGCGCCACGCGAAGGCGGAGGGGATGGCCGCGTCGGACCACGACCGCGCCCTCGCCGACCGCGGCCGGGCCGAGGCCGAGGGTGCCGGTCGCTGGCTCGCCCAGCAGGGCGTGGAGCCGGACGCCGCCCTCGTCTCCGACGCGCTGCGCACCCGGCAGACGTGGGAGGAGGTCGCGGCGGCCGCCGGCTGGGACTGCCGACCGGGGCTCTCGGCGGGCCTCTACGCCGCCAGCGCCGACTCCGCGTTCGACCTGCTCCGCGAGACCGACCCGGCCACGACGACCCTCGTGGCCGTCGGCCACAACCCGACGATGGCGTCGCTCGCGGAGCTGCTCGACGACGGTGACGGCGACGACGAGGCGACGACCGGCATGCTCACGCGCGGCTTCCCGCCGGGCGCCGTCGCGGTGTTCGTCGTCAGCGGACCGTGGAGCGAGCTGGGCCCGGGAACGGGTCGCCTCGAGGCCTTCCACGCCGGGGACGCGTGA
- a CDS encoding DUF3099 domain-containing protein: MAKPEAVRITTARSSAADDMRSRQRRYAVSMTIRLVCFIAAVAVGPGPLRWVLVAAAVFLPLFAVVAANANDQRDDGFRLPASPGTHELTARDDED; the protein is encoded by the coding sequence ATGGCCAAGCCCGAAGCCGTACGCATCACGACGGCTCGCAGCAGCGCCGCCGACGACATGCGATCTCGCCAGCGGCGCTACGCCGTGTCCATGACCATCCGACTGGTCTGCTTCATCGCCGCCGTCGCCGTGGGACCCGGCCCGCTGCGCTGGGTGCTCGTCGCCGCCGCCGTCTTCCTGCCGCTCTTCGCGGTCGTCGCCGCCAACGCCAACGACCAGCGCGACGACGGATTCCGACTGCCGGCCTCCCCCGGGACGCACGAACTGACGGCGCGGGACGACGAGGACTGA
- a CDS encoding Mur ligase family protein, which produces MTSLVELRVLEGPNLYFPRAAVKLTLDVSTITEAGDDTVLRLARRIGLRTTRPGAAGSGFRQRFALRAVERLVRAIAGEAGTRRLAVRVRPTSDPEVLVVAYPWRNRGRARALGEAVAHALDALTTGDVEAAVSAAAQEVATAERGTRPATITPRIPVVAVTGTNGKTTTSRMIAHVARTSGLVVGWSNTDGIYRDGLLVEAGDYSGPSGAARALGLDGVQLAVTETARGGILLKGIGITRNDVSVVTNVTADHLGLQGIDTVDQLAEVKSVVPRITRRDGWAVLNGDDPRVLAMRSVIVAQPWVFSRDPDSPAVRDVLGSGGRATTVIDGWVTVLVPGADPDPLVELVDVPMTLAGLSRFNIENALAAASAALAIGLAREHVVEGLRSFRPDAEHNPGRMNFFSLPGEVSVVMDLAHNEAGLEALLEIMAGVRRPGARLLLGLGAVGDRTDELIDALGEIGAKGSDVVAIGHKEWYLRGRTMEEIDVLLRAGAARVGVTDIETHRTEVECLAALVAQARPGDVVGLMCHAERQEAYDWLAVHDGAPDTPEVLSRKVRAAAVPAPVSGA; this is translated from the coding sequence GTGACCTCACTCGTCGAGCTGCGCGTCCTCGAAGGCCCCAACCTCTACTTCCCGCGCGCCGCGGTGAAGCTGACCCTCGACGTCTCGACGATCACCGAGGCCGGCGACGACACCGTGCTGCGCCTGGCCCGCCGCATCGGGCTGCGCACCACCCGCCCCGGTGCGGCCGGCTCGGGCTTCCGCCAGCGCTTCGCCCTGCGCGCCGTCGAGCGGCTGGTCCGCGCCATCGCGGGTGAGGCCGGCACCCGGCGGCTCGCGGTGCGGGTCCGCCCGACCTCCGACCCCGAAGTGCTCGTCGTCGCCTACCCGTGGCGCAACCGCGGCCGGGCCCGCGCGCTCGGCGAGGCGGTCGCGCACGCACTCGACGCCCTGACGACCGGCGACGTGGAGGCGGCGGTGAGCGCCGCCGCGCAGGAGGTCGCCACCGCGGAGAGGGGCACTCGTCCCGCCACGATCACGCCCCGCATCCCCGTGGTGGCGGTGACCGGCACCAACGGCAAGACCACCACCAGCCGGATGATCGCCCACGTCGCCCGCACCAGCGGGCTCGTGGTCGGCTGGTCCAACACCGACGGCATCTACCGCGACGGCCTGCTGGTCGAAGCGGGGGACTACTCCGGCCCGTCCGGCGCGGCCCGCGCCCTCGGCCTCGACGGGGTCCAGCTCGCGGTCACCGAGACCGCCCGCGGCGGCATCCTGCTCAAGGGCATCGGGATCACCCGCAACGACGTCTCCGTGGTCACCAACGTCACCGCCGACCACCTCGGGCTGCAGGGCATCGACACCGTCGACCAGCTCGCCGAGGTGAAGTCGGTGGTCCCGCGGATCACCCGCCGCGACGGCTGGGCCGTGCTCAACGGCGACGACCCCCGCGTCCTCGCGATGCGGTCCGTCATCGTCGCCCAGCCCTGGGTCTTCAGCCGCGACCCCGACTCGCCCGCCGTGCGCGACGTGCTCGGCAGCGGGGGCCGCGCGACCACGGTCATCGACGGCTGGGTCACCGTCCTGGTGCCCGGGGCCGACCCGGACCCGCTCGTCGAGCTCGTCGACGTGCCGATGACCCTGGCCGGGCTGTCCCGCTTCAACATCGAGAACGCCCTCGCCGCGGCGTCGGCCGCCCTGGCCATCGGGCTGGCCCGGGAGCACGTGGTCGAGGGCCTGCGGTCGTTCCGGCCGGACGCCGAGCACAACCCGGGGCGGATGAACTTCTTCTCGCTCCCCGGCGAGGTCTCCGTCGTCATGGACCTCGCCCACAACGAGGCCGGCCTCGAGGCGCTGCTCGAGATCATGGCGGGCGTACGCCGCCCCGGCGCACGCCTGCTGCTCGGCCTCGGTGCCGTGGGTGACCGGACCGACGAGCTCATCGACGCGCTCGGCGAGATCGGTGCGAAGGGCAGCGACGTGGTCGCCATCGGGCACAAGGAGTGGTACCTCCGCGGCCGCACCATGGAGGAGATCGACGTCCTGCTCCGGGCCGGTGCCGCCCGCGTGGGTGTCACCGACATCGAGACCCACCGCACGGAGGTGGAGTGCCTCGCCGCGCTCGTCGCGCAGGCCCGGCCCGGCGACGTCGTGGGACTGATGTGCCACGCGGAGCGGCAGGAGGCGTACGACTGGCTCGCCGTGCACGACGGCGCCCCGGACACCCCGGAGGTCCTGTCGCGCAAGGTGCGCGCGGCCGCCGTCCCGGCCCCCGTGAGCGGAGCCTGA